One window of Sphingobacteriales bacterium genomic DNA carries:
- a CDS encoding glycosyl hydrolase: MYNTLKISPDRAICYSGFREGQCPGGLYPSYAEVKEDLLLLHQHWKYLRLFDCDQHAQTVLDVIVKEKLDFKIMLGAYIEAEMNNFNCPWNGGVYSEEQLEENIISNKKKIIRLAEMGNQYPEIIFALSVGNEACVEWTDHYVPENKVSEYVKTVKKTAIQPVTFCENYVPWLLKLEKLAEEVDFISIHTYPVWEYKHIREALDFTKENYYSVAKKYPHKEVVITEAGWATNSNGRGIDPEHVNEVHQQIYFEKLMDWTEKENITTFFFEAFDESWKGSHEPMEPEKHWGLFKIDRTPKLALKHYLKRNLTTP; this comes from the coding sequence ATGTACAACACTCTAAAAATATCGCCGGATAGGGCAATTTGTTATTCGGGTTTCAGAGAAGGGCAATGCCCCGGCGGGCTTTACCCAAGCTATGCCGAAGTAAAAGAGGATTTACTGCTGTTGCACCAACATTGGAAATATCTGAGGTTATTTGATTGCGACCAACATGCGCAAACTGTTCTCGATGTGATTGTTAAAGAAAAGTTGGACTTCAAAATAATGCTTGGTGCATACATTGAAGCTGAAATGAACAATTTTAATTGTCCTTGGAACGGCGGCGTTTACTCGGAAGAACAATTGGAAGAGAACATCATCAGCAACAAGAAAAAAATTATCCGATTAGCTGAAATGGGTAATCAATACCCTGAAATCATTTTTGCATTGTCTGTTGGAAATGAGGCCTGTGTGGAATGGACAGATCATTACGTGCCTGAAAACAAAGTGTCGGAGTATGTAAAAACTGTTAAAAAAACAGCTATACAACCCGTTACTTTTTGTGAAAACTATGTGCCCTGGTTATTAAAATTAGAAAAACTGGCTGAAGAAGTTGATTTTATCTCTATTCATACTTATCCGGTTTGGGAATACAAGCATATTCGTGAAGCCCTGGATTTTACCAAAGAAAATTACTATTCCGTAGCCAAAAAATACCCTCATAAAGAGGTGGTTATTACCGAAGCAGGTTGGGCGACCAATTCCAACGGAAGAGGTATTGACCCTGAACATGTAAATGAAGTGCATCAGCAAATTTATTTTGAAAAACTGATGGATTGGACAGAAAAAGAAAACATCACTACTTTCTTTTTTGAAGCATTTGACGAAAGTTGGAAAGGGTCGCACGAACCCATGGAACCCGAAAAACATTGGGGGTTGTTTAAAATTGACCGAACCCCTAAGTTAGCTTTGAAACACTACCTTAAAAGAAATTTAACAACGCCATAA
- a CDS encoding glycosyl hydrolase: MSFREEKFLKFKELGYPAGESYLAEMSEGDIENLFLEVLYNGVHGFCFSLYEDGQKPGDIISEEQINRRMQILKRYTSWVRSFSCIEGNEFIPKLAKEAGLKTLVGAWLGSDKEKNRQEIDGLIQLAKEGYVDIAAVGNEVLYRNDLTENELLDYIELVKKEIPEVPVGYVDAYYEFVKRPEITERCDILLCNCYPYWEGTAFKDSLHHMQQMYQQVKNVADGKKVVITETGWPSKGKELGKAVPTHLNAMKYFINTQLWAHDKNIEVFYFSSFDESWKVSVEGEVGAYWGIWDSNGMLKF, from the coding sequence ATGTCATTTAGGGAAGAAAAATTCTTAAAGTTCAAGGAATTGGGCTATCCGGCAGGAGAAAGCTATTTAGCTGAAATGTCTGAGGGAGACATTGAAAATTTATTTCTGGAAGTATTGTACAATGGTGTTCATGGCTTTTGCTTCAGCTTGTACGAAGATGGTCAAAAACCCGGCGATATCATTTCGGAAGAACAAATTAACCGTAGAATGCAAATTCTAAAACGATATACGTCCTGGGTGAGGTCGTTTTCTTGTATTGAAGGCAACGAATTTATACCCAAATTAGCCAAAGAAGCAGGACTGAAAACCTTAGTAGGCGCTTGGTTGGGAAGCGACAAGGAAAAAAACCGGCAAGAAATTGATGGGCTTATTCAATTAGCCAAAGAAGGATATGTAGATATTGCGGCAGTAGGAAACGAAGTCCTTTACCGGAATGATTTAACAGAAAATGAACTGTTGGACTACATTGAACTGGTTAAAAAAGAAATTCCGGAAGTGCCGGTCGGCTATGTAGACGCCTATTACGAATTTGTCAAAAGACCCGAAATAACAGAGCGCTGCGACATCCTTTTGTGCAATTGTTACCCCTATTGGGAGGGCACTGCTTTCAAAGATTCGTTGCATCACATGCAACAAATGTATCAACAAGTAAAAAACGTAGCAGATGGGAAAAAAGTAGTGATTACAGAAACAGGTTGGCCAAGCAAAGGGAAAGAATTAGGCAAAGCTGTTCCAACACATCTTAATGCCATGAAATATTTCATCAACACCCAACTTTGGGCACATGATAAAAATATTGAGGTATTCTACTTCTCCTCATTTGATGAGTCGTGGAAGGTGAGTGTAGAAGGTGAAGTTGGCGCATATTGGGGGATTTGGGATAGCAACGGGATGTTAAAATTTTAG
- a CDS encoding MFS transporter, producing the protein MSHYTTAPKDRVPIIQKAAYGAGSLINNLLPGALGVFSFFLLTAFGMDPFLAGLLGGLPRIYDAITDPIMGYISDNTKSKWGRRKPYIFIGAIMSGLFFMALWQLHPENSQTYNFWYFLIFSLIYLTGNTIFSTPLIGLGYEMTSDYSERTRLMGFAQTIGQVAWMIVPWFWVIIANPNLFETQAEGVRTFAVIVGAACMIIGIMPAIFCKEVDQTNLFNRDDITFKKLYQNLKGLLKNMVLIFENKSFLRLCGATFLVFNGFQMVASFSYFIIVFYMFQGDYGAAGTWPAWFSTISAITTALLIIPVITWMANKWGKRKAFIISTAISMVGYLLKWWGFDPDNHWLIFMPIPFMVFGIGGLFTLMMSMTADVCDLDELNNGMPRKEGTFGAIYWWMVKLGQGLALVLGGLVLKMVGFDQKATVQAAETLTRLRLADIFIPAITAGMAILVMWNYDLSEEKAREIKNELVKRRGEL; encoded by the coding sequence ATGTCGCATTATACAACTGCTCCAAAAGACAGAGTACCTATCATTCAAAAAGCAGCCTATGGTGCCGGGTCTTTAATCAATAATTTACTGCCGGGCGCATTAGGGGTGTTCTCTTTCTTTTTATTAACTGCATTTGGCATGGATCCTTTTCTTGCCGGGTTGCTTGGCGGTTTGCCAAGAATATATGATGCCATTACCGACCCTATCATGGGGTATATATCCGATAATACCAAATCTAAATGGGGGCGCAGAAAGCCGTATATTTTTATAGGCGCAATAATGAGTGGCTTGTTTTTTATGGCATTGTGGCAACTGCATCCTGAGAATTCACAGACATACAATTTCTGGTACTTTCTTATTTTCTCCTTAATATACCTGACCGGCAATACTATATTTTCTACTCCGCTGATAGGGCTTGGATATGAAATGACCTCTGATTACAGCGAGCGCACCCGTTTGATGGGGTTTGCACAAACTATCGGGCAAGTTGCATGGATGATAGTACCCTGGTTTTGGGTAATTATTGCCAACCCTAATTTATTTGAAACACAGGCGGAAGGTGTTCGTACATTTGCTGTCATAGTTGGGGCAGCATGTATGATTATTGGTATAATGCCGGCTATATTTTGTAAAGAAGTAGATCAAACCAACCTCTTCAACAGAGATGATATTACCTTCAAAAAACTATACCAAAATTTAAAGGGGCTTTTAAAAAACATGGTGTTGATTTTTGAAAACAAATCATTTTTAAGATTATGTGGTGCTACGTTTTTAGTGTTCAATGGTTTTCAGATGGTTGCCTCTTTTAGTTATTTTATCATTGTTTTTTACATGTTTCAGGGCGATTATGGCGCAGCCGGTACTTGGCCGGCTTGGTTTTCTACTATCAGTGCCATCACTACTGCGCTTTTGATTATTCCTGTAATTACCTGGATGGCAAATAAATGGGGGAAAAGAAAGGCCTTTATCATCTCTACCGCTATTTCTATGGTAGGATACTTATTAAAATGGTGGGGATTTGATCCCGATAATCATTGGCTTATTTTCATGCCTATTCCATTTATGGTGTTTGGAATTGGGGGGCTTTTTACCCTCATGATGAGTATGACAGCCGATGTATGCGACTTGGATGAATTGAATAACGGCATGCCCCGAAAAGAAGGCACCTTTGGCGCTATTTATTGGTGGATGGTTAAACTCGGTCAAGGACTTGCCTTAGTGCTTGGAGGATTGGTTCTGAAAATGGTTGGCTTTGATCAAAAAGCCACTGTTCAGGCTGCCGAAACCTTAACGCGGTTAAGGCTTGCCGACATTTTTATTCCTGCAATTACCGCCGGAATGGCAATTTTGGTGATGTGGAATTACGATTTAAGCGAGGAAAAAGCGAGGGAAATTAAAAACGAACTGGTGAAAAGACGAGGCGAATTGTAA